A single Candidatus Liberibacter asiaticus DNA region contains:
- a CDS encoding succinate dehydrogenase assembly factor 2 translates to MKKNMNLQCRKIVYRCWRRGTREMDLILGSFVDHFILELSSVELTMLESIIEEDDSNLFKWFTGMEKPPEYLRTPIFKKIYDYYSNNLDRKNMLGSLQ, encoded by the coding sequence AATATGAATCTGCAGTGTCGCAAAATTGTCTATCGTTGTTGGCGGAGAGGGACACGTGAAATGGATTTGATTTTGGGGTCTTTTGTTGATCATTTCATTTTAGAGCTGAGTTCAGTTGAGTTGACCATGCTTGAATCTATTATAGAAGAAGATGATTCTAATCTTTTTAAATGGTTTACAGGAATGGAAAAACCACCAGAATATTTGCGTACACCTATTTTTAAAAAAATATACGATTATTATTCTAACAATTTAGATCGTAAAAACATGCTAGGAAGTCTGCAATGA